In Trichoderma asperellum chromosome 1, complete sequence, a single window of DNA contains:
- a CDS encoding uncharacterized protein (EggNog:ENOG41~antiSMASH:Cluster_1.5~SMCOG1034:cytochrome P450~TransMembrane:1 (o6-23i)) — translation MDIPIYLYILCVAILFGAIRKLNRIGRRPADFPPGPPTLPILGNIHQLPKSQGHLQFQKWAQEYGPVYSLILGTQVLIVLSNDVAIKELLDKRGGIHSDRLEMYIGQTLCSGGYRFLMLGYGDNWRTFRRLGHQLLNVQSSKAYVPYQILESKQLLREILDRPDLILESLRRYSNSLSTHMIYGWRTVRHDDPRLLQVFKGFNDVGKITQTGTSAFLDFFPILRWLPEFLTPMKRLAKELHKKEMDMYLNLWLEAKQSYKSGTYKDCICVSLAQQQDKNGFTDEQAAYVAGSFLEAGSDTTSSTLYGFIQAMILFPEVQRKAQAEIDRVIGPDRLPTLDDEDNLPYIRGCVKESLRWMPTALLAGVPHASNREDQYMGYRIPAGAGLVNNVYTIHMDPQRYPDPRAFKPERFEGDMASAADSALNPDPSKRDHYVFGSGRRICLGIHVAERSLFIAISRMLWAFDFLPELDPSGNPILPDPNKLTEGLSVLPEKFGVQIIPRDEARARKIMDESMEIMMQ, via the exons CTCCAGGCCCCCCAACACTGCCCATTCTAGGGAATATCCACCAG CTCCCCAAATCTCAAGGGCATTTGCAGTTTCAAAAATGGGCCCAGGAATATGGCCCAGTGTATAGCCTTATTCTGGGGACACAGGTATTAATCGTGTTGTCTAATGATGTGGCAATTAAAGAACTACTGGATAAGCGTGGTGGCATCCACAGTGATCGCCTTGAGATGTACATTGGACAGACGCTGTGCAGTGGTGGTTATCGGTTTCTAATGCTC GGATACGGAGATAACTGGCGAACG TTCCGGAGACTTGGACATCAACTTCTTAATGTACAATCATCAAAAGCATATGTGCCATATCAAATCCTGGAAAGCAAACAATTATTACGTGAAATTTTAGATCGCCCAGATTTAATACTCGAAAGCTTGCGCAGATACAGTAATTCTTTGTCAACCCACATGATTTACGG TTGGCGGACTGTACGACATGATGACCCAAGGCTGTTACAGGTATTCAAAGGCTTCAATGACGTTGGAAAGATCACTCAGACTGGAACATCTGCATTTTTGGATTTCTTTCCAATCTTAAGATGGCTTCCTGAATTCTTGACCCCCATGAAGAGGCTGGCCAAGGAACTACataagaaagagatggataTGTACCTGAATCTGTGGCTAGAAGCAAAACAGAGCTACAAAAGTGGCACGTACAAAGATTGTATATGTGTGTCTCTGGCTCAACAGCAAGATAAGAATGGATTTACAGACGAGCAAGCTGCGTATGTGGCGGGAAGCTTCCTTGAGGCAGGGTCAGACACAACATCGTCAACTCTCTATGGCTTCATTCAAGCAATGATATTATTTCCCGAGGTACAGCGCAAGGCGCAGGCGGAGATTGATCGGGTCATTGGACCTGATCGCCTTCCAACACTGGACGATGAGGACAATCTACCATATATCCGCGGCTGTGTCAAGGAGTCGCTCCGGTGGATGCCCACTGCGCTTCTTGCAGGAGTCCCGCACGCATCTAATCGCGAGGACCAATACATGGGATATCGCATTCCGGCTGGCGCAGGACTGGTGAACAACGTTTACACCATTCACATGGACCCGCAACGGTATCCTGATCCGCGGGCTTTTAAACCGGAGCGATTTGAAGGCGATATGGCATCAGCTGCAGACTCAGCGCTGAATCCAGATCCGTCTAAGCGCGATCATTATGTTTTTGGAAGCGGTCGCAGGATCTGCCTTGGTATTCATGTTGCTGAGAGGAGCCTCTTTATTGCCATCTCCCGGATGCTCTGGGCCTTTGACTTCCTACCTGAGCTTGATCCTTCCGGCAACCCCATCTTGCCTGATCCCAATAAGCTAACGGAAGGACTTTCAGTTCTGCCAGAGAAATTTGGAGTTCAAATCATACCACGTGATGAAGCTCGAGCTCGCAAAATTATGGACGA